A genomic segment from Nicotiana tabacum cultivar K326 chromosome 9, ASM71507v2, whole genome shotgun sequence encodes:
- the LOC107802414 gene encoding uncharacterized protein LOC107802414 isoform X2: MFPNVPRKAFSIPTLSKAYLLLMCCTAYAGSMVKSEGKVVYSSLANLEKDNVKFQFVEDEVDEDSFGRFPEASQSAGQNYLCGYPSIESDDVLDRGYDSGNDPYNFVPQNRPPEVNLKNVLSGLVAIVTGQNKGHVSDAVPQLPSSDVSFLGSSKNGDTFLHSSVYIPSAPPLVEPSAFNYSAYKDVLEAEPPEWLPDSSTTVCMQCTAPFTAFTRGRHHCRFCGGVFCRTCTKGRCLLPMMFREKNPQRVCDSCYDRLDPVQGVLINTISNAVQAAKHDVMDWTCTRGWLNLPVGLSMEYEIYKSSNTLRTYAQVARLNPERSIPGAVLKGAKGLAILTVAKAGVLLTYKLGTGLVVARRSDGSWSAPSAIISAGLGWGAQIGGELTDFIIVLHDSKAVKTFCSRMHFSLGAGCSAAAGPVGRAVEADLRAGERGSGICYTYSCSKGAFVGVSLEGNIVTTRMDTNLRFYGDPYLTTADILLGTVERPKAGEPLYAALRDLYESFPLRLKGVHD, encoded by the exons CCTATCTATTGTTGATGTGCTGTACTGCTTATGCTGGAAGCATGGTGAAATCAGAAGGCAAAGTTGTGTATTCTTCACTTGCTAATTTGGAAAAGGACAATGTGAAATTTCAGTTTGTTGAAGACGAAGTTGATGAAGATTCATTCGGGAGATTCCCAGAAGCTTCCCAGTCTGCTGGGCAAAATTATCTCTGTGGGTACCCTTCGATCGAATCTGATGATGTATTAGATAGGGGATATGATTCTGGTAATGACCCATATAACTTCGTGCCACAAAATCGTCCTCCTGAGGTCAATTTAAAAAATGTCTTGAGTGGGCTAGTTGCTATTGTAACTGGGCAGAATAAAGGTCATGTTTCAGATGCAGTTCCTCAGTTGCCTAGTTCTGATGTTTCATTTCTTGGATCTAGTAAGAATGGAGATACTTTCTTGCACTCATCAGTTTACATACCAAGTGCTCCCCCACTAGTTGAACCAAGTGCGTTTAACTATAGTGCTTACAAGGATGTGTTGGAAGCTGAGCCTCCAGAGTGGCTCCCAGACAGTTCTACAACTGTTTGCATGCAGTGCACTGCGCCTTTCACGGCCTTTACTCGTGGAAGACATCATTGTCGGTTTTGCGGAGGGGTTTTTTGTAGGACATGTACAAAAGGGAGGTGCCTGTTGCCCATGATGTTTCGGGAGAAGAACCCCCAGAGAGTGTGTGATTCCTGCTATGATAGGCTTGATCCAGTGCAAGGCGTTCTCATCAACACCATCAGCAACGCTGTGCAGGCCGCAAAGCATGATGTTATGGACTGGACTTGTACGAGAGGTTGGTTGAACCTTCCAGTGGGTTTATCTATGGAATATGAGATATACAAGTCATCAAACACATTGAGGACTTATGCACAG GTTGCTCGGTTGAATCCTGAGAGGTCCATACCTGGTGCAGTTCTCAAAGGAGCTAAAGGTCTGGCAATATTAACGGTTGCAAAAGCTGGGGTGCTGCTTACGTATAAACTTGGTACTGGCCTGGTGGTTGCACGAAGGTCTGATGGTTCATGGTCTGCACCATCTGCTATAATATCAGCCGGTTTGGGATGGGGTGCGCAG ATTGGAGGCGAGTTGACGGACTTCATTATTGTGCTACATGACTCTAAGGCTGTGAAGACATTTTGCAGCCGTATGCATTTTTCTCTTGGTGCTGGTTGCAGTGCTGCAGCTGGTCCAGTTGGGAGAGCTGTGGAGGCAGATCTTCGAGCTGGAGAGAGAGGTTCTGGCATATGCTATACTTACAGTTGTAGTAAAG GTGCATTTGTGGGAGTCTCGCTTGAGGGGAACATCGTCACGACACGGATGGATACAAATCTCCGATTCTATGGGGATCCTTACCTTACTACAGCTGACATCCTTCTTGGGACAGTGGAGAGACCCAAAGCTGGAGAACCCTTGTATGCTGCACTCAGAGACCTATATGAAAGCTTTCCACTACGCTTGAAAGGAGTCCATGATTAA
- the LOC107802414 gene encoding uncharacterized protein LOC107802414 isoform X3: protein MCCTAYAGSMVKSEGKVVYSSLANLEKDNVKFQFVEDEVDEDSFGRFPEASQSAGQNYLCGYPSIESDDVLDRGYDSGNDPYNFVPQNRPPEVNLKNVLSGLVAIVTGQNKGHVSDAVPQLPSSDVSFLGSSKNGDTFLHSSVYIPSAPPLVEPSAFNYSAYKDVLEAEPPEWLPDSSTTVCMQCTAPFTAFTRGRHHCRFCGGVFCRTCTKGRCLLPMMFREKNPQRVCDSCYDRLDPVQGVLINTISNAVQAAKHDVMDWTCTRGWLNLPVGLSMEYEIYKSSNTLRTYAQVARLNPERSIPGAVLKGAKGLAILTVAKAGVLLTYKLGTGLVVARRSDGSWSAPSAIISAGLGWGAQIGGELTDFIIVLHDSKAVKTFCSRMHFSLGAGCSAAAGPVGRAVEADLRAGERGSGICYTYSCSKGAFVGVSLEGNIVTTRMDTNLRFYGDPYLTTADILLGTVERPKAGEPLYAALRDLYESFPLRLKGVHD from the exons ATGTGCTGTACTGCTTATGCTGGAAGCATGGTGAAATCAGAAGGCAAAGTTGTGTATTCTTCACTTGCTAATTTGGAAAAGGACAATGTGAAATTTCAGTTTGTTGAAGACGAAGTTGATGAAGATTCATTCGGGAGATTCCCAGAAGCTTCCCAGTCTGCTGGGCAAAATTATCTCTGTGGGTACCCTTCGATCGAATCTGATGATGTATTAGATAGGGGATATGATTCTGGTAATGACCCATATAACTTCGTGCCACAAAATCGTCCTCCTGAGGTCAATTTAAAAAATGTCTTGAGTGGGCTAGTTGCTATTGTAACTGGGCAGAATAAAGGTCATGTTTCAGATGCAGTTCCTCAGTTGCCTAGTTCTGATGTTTCATTTCTTGGATCTAGTAAGAATGGAGATACTTTCTTGCACTCATCAGTTTACATACCAAGTGCTCCCCCACTAGTTGAACCAAGTGCGTTTAACTATAGTGCTTACAAGGATGTGTTGGAAGCTGAGCCTCCAGAGTGGCTCCCAGACAGTTCTACAACTGTTTGCATGCAGTGCACTGCGCCTTTCACGGCCTTTACTCGTGGAAGACATCATTGTCGGTTTTGCGGAGGGGTTTTTTGTAGGACATGTACAAAAGGGAGGTGCCTGTTGCCCATGATGTTTCGGGAGAAGAACCCCCAGAGAGTGTGTGATTCCTGCTATGATAGGCTTGATCCAGTGCAAGGCGTTCTCATCAACACCATCAGCAACGCTGTGCAGGCCGCAAAGCATGATGTTATGGACTGGACTTGTACGAGAGGTTGGTTGAACCTTCCAGTGGGTTTATCTATGGAATATGAGATATACAAGTCATCAAACACATTGAGGACTTATGCACAG GTTGCTCGGTTGAATCCTGAGAGGTCCATACCTGGTGCAGTTCTCAAAGGAGCTAAAGGTCTGGCAATATTAACGGTTGCAAAAGCTGGGGTGCTGCTTACGTATAAACTTGGTACTGGCCTGGTGGTTGCACGAAGGTCTGATGGTTCATGGTCTGCACCATCTGCTATAATATCAGCCGGTTTGGGATGGGGTGCGCAG ATTGGAGGCGAGTTGACGGACTTCATTATTGTGCTACATGACTCTAAGGCTGTGAAGACATTTTGCAGCCGTATGCATTTTTCTCTTGGTGCTGGTTGCAGTGCTGCAGCTGGTCCAGTTGGGAGAGCTGTGGAGGCAGATCTTCGAGCTGGAGAGAGAGGTTCTGGCATATGCTATACTTACAGTTGTAGTAAAG GTGCATTTGTGGGAGTCTCGCTTGAGGGGAACATCGTCACGACACGGATGGATACAAATCTCCGATTCTATGGGGATCCTTACCTTACTACAGCTGACATCCTTCTTGGGACAGTGGAGAGACCCAAAGCTGGAGAACCCTTGTATGCTGCACTCAGAGACCTATATGAAAGCTTTCCACTACGCTTGAAAGGAGTCCATGATTAA